The following is a genomic window from Hymenobacter monticola.
TCTGGCCGTCGCCGTACAGCGCTTCGTGGATGCGGGCGTAGCGTTTGAGCAAGGCCACGGTGCGCGTCACGTCGCCGTTCTGGGTGTCGGGGTCGATGAGGACGGGCACCACCTGGTCGCAGTTCGGAATGCGCACGCCCGAGGCCAGCAACATGGTGAGGGAGCGCAGCACGCGGGCCCCGGTGCCGCCCACGGCAAAGATGAATAGTTTGGACATAGCGTTGAGTGTAGCGCGAAGCTCCAGCTTCGCGTGTCGTTGAACGACTTTAGGAATCCCAATGGCGGCGCTATCAACGCGGCCGATACGCGAAGCTGGAGCTTCGCGCTACATTCTTAAAACGGCCCCACAAAAGGCGTGGTGCGGGCATATGTGCTCCAGCGCTTCAGCAGCACCGACAAAATCAGGAACCACAAGGCTGCTACAATCATGTTCACCACCATAAAGTAGCCCAGGTAGCTGCTCGCTTCGGCGCCGTGGCCCTTGCTGAGGCTGTTGGCCAGAAACACGCCCAAACCGGCGGCCAGGGCCAGCGTCAGGGCCCAGTGCGGCGTGCGGAACATGCCGGTGCGCAGGGCCGAGTTGAACACATAGTAGAAAGCAACAACCAACAACAAGCTCACGCCCAACGTGCTCCAGCCCACGAGTGAAAACAGGTCGGTTTTGTAGAGGCCGTAGTCGGCCGGGCGTTGGCTTTGAAAGATGGAAATAAGCGCCGAGTACAGGCTGGTGAAGAAGGTTTGCATAGGAAAAGGTTAGAGAAGTGAGAAGTGAGATAGGAGAGGTGAGATAAAAACAATGATTGTCTCATATCTCACTTCTCGCCGTCTCATGTCTCTATTTATCGTTTTTGAGTGGAAGCTGAACCGTGAATACGGCGGGTAATGGAGTTGGGTACGATTGACGGACGCCGGTCAGCAGTTGGTCGAGGCCAAACGTGCGGGGGGCGGGCGTATTGTCGTTGGTGGTGCTCCAGGCGGCTACCCAGTCCGGCGTTTCCGGAGCGGGCAGCGAGAGCGTGAGCGTGGCCGTGGGGGCTGCCAGCTTGCTCACCCGCAGGCGCACCACGTGGGTATAAGGCGCCAGCACCGGCTGGCCGCTTTGCTCCTCGTCGGTGAGCGGGCGCACCGAGTTGGGCAGCAGGCTGGCCTGGCCGTTGGGCAGGCGCACTTGCAGATGTTGGGCCAAAAAGGCCGGTTGCTGCCAGGCGGCGGGCAATTCCTTCAAATCCAAGCCCACCGAAAAGTCTACCGGGTCGTCGGAAGGGTTCAGGGTCAGACCGTTGTTTTCGGCATACACGGTGCCGCCGCTCGACTTTAATTTCGGGTCCGTGAGCTTGGTGAGCAGCGGCGCAAAGGCGGGCGTGCTCGTTTTCAGCCCAAAGAAGGCCTGTTGGGCCGGCGCGTTCTTGAACACCTCAGCGGCATAGCGCGCCACCTGCGCGGGCGGCCCAATCACCCACACATAATAAGGCACCTTTTCGCCGTTCAGGGCACGCTTTTGCACGGGCGTTTTCACGGCCGGGAAATAGCTGCCGTAGAAGTGCGAGGTTTCGCCGAACACCGCGACGGCCAGTTGCTGCCGGCTCACGGGCGCGATGGACGTGCGAATGAGGTTGGGCAACTGCGAGAAATCCGACTTGCGGGCCGGGCCATAAATGAAGTCGGAAATCACCACACTCACCTCCTCCCCTGCCTTGGGCCGGTTGAGAATGCCTTCCAGCATCTGCGGCAGCTCGGTGCCGAGGGCAGCCTGGCTCACTTCGCCCTGCACCACGTCGCGCAGCTCCTCAAACTTCACGGGGCGCGGCGCGGCGTTTTCGCAGAGGTAGTACTTGCGCTCGGCCACGGCTCCGTTCACCTGGGTTTCGGTGATGAGGGCGCCGATGCGCTTTTGGAACTCAGTCGCGGGCTTGTCGGCCCCCCCACGCGGCACAAAGCCTTTCATGCCGCCCGAATACTCCAGAAAAACGCTCACGCGCAACGGCGCAGCTTCAGTGGTGGCGGGGGCTTCGGTGGTGGCTTTGCTGGTTTTGGTGGGCTTGCTGGCGGTGGTTTCGGCCGGTTCCGAGTTGCAAGCCGTCAGGAGTGAAACGGTTCCAAAAAATACCCCGGCGAGCCGGAAACGGCGAAACAAACGCGGCACGGGCAAGCCCACGGGAACGGAAATCGGCATAGAATAAGCGCTAGGCGAGGTTTTGGGGCGAAGTATAGGCATTACGCAGCGAACTACCCAGCGGCCGAAAACCACAGGCCCTAAACGCAGCTCCGAGGCCGCTAGTACGGCCAGCCCCTTCACCAAACGCGTTTTCACATTTCTTTGTCAGCAGGCCACACATTGCCAGCTTATTATAAATTGCAGACAGGACTAGCCTCTTTATCAGCAGGTTTTAACCATTGCAAATCATTGTTTTAAATATTGCTACAACATCTGATGCGGCCCATTCAAACCAATGAATTAGGTTTAAGCTGGACTGTTTATTAACATTGCCAGATAGATGTGCTGTTGGTTTTTCCAGGTCTTGTGATGCTATGCACCTTATTGCTCTCCGCGCTGAATACCAAATCACGGTCGACCGGGCCCAAAATCGGATTTTCTACCAAAATTTTGGTCCGATGAGGACCGCCAAGGCCCTGCCCCATTACCGCACCGATTGGGAAACCGCCTTGGCCCAAGTCCGGCCCGGCTTCTGCATCCTCACCGACATGCAGGTGGTGAACGAAAACGGCGGTGCCCTGCTCGACGCGTTTCAGGCCGTGGAGCAGCTCATCGTGCAGCGCGGCGTGACTTTGGTGGCCGAAGTGCACTTTCCCGGCCTGCCCACCCGCCGCCACACCGACGCCGTGACCACCCGTCAGGCCATGCCCGTTGAGTATTTCCTCGATATCTGGGACGCCACCCAGTTCCTCGACGGGCTGCAGCTCCACACCGGCACGGCGGCTTAGCGCCGGCCGAAAACCGTCTTTTAGTGGGGGTTCAGCGGCCAACGATTCCAGCCGCGGCGTTGTTATGAAGCGGGCCCGCGTTGGCGGCCCCGGCCGGTGGCCGTACCTTTGCGCAACGGCCTCCTACGTTGTGGCCGCTTCAAACCCGCTGCCCGGTTAAAGGCACTTTTTACCCTTATGTCCACCCCCATTTCCACCGATATCTGCATCATCGGGGCCGGCCCGGTCGGCTTGTTTGCAGTGTTTGAGGCGGGCTTGCTCAAGCTCCGCTGCCACGTCGTTGATGCCCTGCCGCAGCCCGGCGGCCAGCTCTCCGAGATTTACCCCAAGAAGCCGATTTACGACATCCCCGGCTTCCCCGAGGTGCTGGCCGGCGACCTCGTCGACAATCTGATGAAGCAGATTGAGCCCTTCCACCCCACCTTCACGCTGGGCGAGCGGGTGGAGAGGTTTGAAAAGCTGGACGACGGCTCTTTCCAGCTCTTCACCACCGACGGCACCGAAATCCACTGCAAGGCCGTGGCCATTGCCGGCGGCCTGGGCTCGTTCGAGCCGCGCAAGCCGGCCGTGGAAAACCTGGAGCAATTTGAAGGCGGCCGCGGCGTGCACTACATGGTGCGCGACCCCGAGCACTTCCGCGACAAGAAAATTGTCATCGCCGGCGGCGGCGACTCGGCCCTCGACTGGACCAACTTCCTCGCCAACGTGGCTTCCGACGTGACGCTCGTGCACCGCGGCACCACCTTCCGCGGTGCCGCCGACTCGGCTGAGAAAGTGCAGAAGCTGCACGAGGCCGGCAAAATCAAGCTCGTGCTCAGCTCCAACGTGACGCACCTGCACGGCAACGGCGAGCTCAAGGAAGTGACCATCACCGGCAACGACGGCAAGGCCGAGAAGGTCCCGCTCGACTGCTTCATCCCGCTGTTCGGCCTCACGCCCAAGCTCGGCCCCATCGGCGAGTGGGGGCTGGAAATCGAGAACGACGCGGTGAAAGTGGATACGCTCGACTACAGCACCTCGCTGCCCGGCGTGTTCGCCATCGGCGACATCAACACCTACCCCGGCAAGCTCAAGCTCATCCTCTGCGGCTTTCACGAGGCAGCGCTGATGTGCCAAGGCGCGTTCAAGTACATTTTCCCCGACAAAAAATACACGCTCAAGTACACCACCGTGAACGGAGCACCATCTATGTAAAATGGTAATTAAGTAAATGAGTAAGTTGGCGCCAGCCTTCACTCATTTACTCAATTACTCACTTACCAACTTACCACTTGGAAAACGACATCCGCGTCTACGTCGAGGAAGCCCCCGGCCAACGTACTGAACTAGTGGGCCCCACCGACATGGGCCTCAGCCTGATGGAGCTGCTCAAAGCCAGCGGCTACGACATCATGGCCACTTGCGGGGGCATGGCCCTTTGCGCCACCTGCCACGTGGAGGTGCTGGCCGGCCCCGCCCTGCCCGAGCCCGAAGATGCCGAGCTCGACATGCTCGAAACCCTGCCCGTGGTGCACGAAGGCTCCCGCCTGAGCTGCCAGATTCGCCTCACGCCCCGCACCGACGGGCTGGTGGTGCGCTTGGCTGCCACGGGCGCTTAGGATTTATCTGTCATTGCAAGGGCGAAGCCCGTGGCAATCCGTCTTCACTGAGCGACCAACTCTGATTTGTGACAAAGCTTTTTTCAAAGCGAAAAGCCCCGACACTGCTTAGTGCCGGGGCTTTCTAGTAAAAGGCGTGTCTGGTTTTGTACAGGACGGATTGCTTCGATACGCTCGCAATGACAGGCAAAGACGGAACGCTACGCCCCCGCTGCCAGCCGCTCCCGCATCCGCTCCTTTGCGGCGGCCGATAGCGCGGGGCCCGTCTGTTCGCGGGCTGAAGCGGCCGCCCTGGCCCATTCGGCCATGAGCACGGTTTGCTTGGCGTAGCGCTTGCAGTAGGGGCAGTAGCGCAGGTGCACCCACAGGCTGGCGCGCGGCCCCCATAGCAGGGCGCGGTCGGGCTGCTGGTCGAGCAGGCGGGTAGCGTTTTGGCAGGTAATGAGTCGGAGCATAACGGGGGTTAATTCTTGCCTAAGCCGTGTTTTTCGAGGCAGCGGCGCAGTTGCAGCTTGGCCCGGTGCACCAGCACCCAGTAGTTAGACGCAGTGATGCCCAGCTCCTGACAAATTTCTTCGGCCGATAATTCCTCCACGAAGCGCATGGCAAACACGGCCCCCTGTTGCGCCGGCAGCCGGTCCTGGCAGCGCTGAATAGCCTCGTGCAGTTCCTCCTGCTCCAGCGCGGCATCGGCATTCAGCCAGCTGGCGGGCATTTGCGCATCGGCCCAGTGCCCGGTTTCCAGGTTAAAGAAGTCGGCTTCCGTAGCGCCGCCTTCGCTTATTTGGTCGAGACTGACTTGCTTGGCGCGGGCCTGCCGGCGGTAATGGTCGATGATTTTGCGCCGCAAAATGACGAACAGCCAGGTGCGCTCCGACGCCTCGGCCCGGAAGGTAGCCAAGCCGTCAAGGGCGCTCAGGAAAGTTTCCTGCACCAGTTCTTCGGCCACGGTGGTGTCGCTCACGCGGCTGAGGGCAAAGCGGAAAAGCTCGTCGCCGTAGCGGTCGGGCCACTGCGCCGGAATGGGAACGGATGGGGTCATGCAAGGCGGCGAGGGGCTGGGCCCAACTCGCACCGCAAGATTACGGCGGCCGCCGGGAAAAGGACGCTTCTCACTCCGATAGGGCGGCGGTAGCAACTCCAACAATGTGCCGCGAAGCCACTTCCTGCACCAGCACCACGGCCCGCAAATTCGGCCGTTGCCAAGCAGTGGGCAAAGTCAGCGCTTGGTCGGCGCTAAACGTTCCGTCTGCCCCCACGCGCCCAAGCGGCAGCAGCTGGCGCACCACAGCTGCGTGGCGCAGCAGGCGCCCGGCGTTCTCGCCCCGCCCCACCTGCGACGACAAGCCGCTTTCGGTGATGGCCAGCAGTACTTCTGCCGTGGGCGTGCCGGCGGGCAGGTTCTGCACCCGCACCTCGGCCCGGCCCTGGCGCACGCGCAGGCCCACGGTGGCCTGAGGTGCCTTGGCGGCTTTGGCCACGGTAGCCGCCAGCTCGCCGGTGCGGCTGCCCACCAATTCGTAGCGTCCATTCACCACGGCCTGAGGCGTGTAGGAGCCCGTGCCGAAACCTTGGGCGTACTGGCGCTGGCGCGCGGTGTAGGCCGGCGCGGAAAAAGCGTCTTTCCAGCCCAGCCTGTTCCAGTAATCGACGTGCTCGCCGAGGGCAATAACTTCAACGCCGGGCACGGTTTGAGCGGTTTCCAGGTCGCGCAGGGCCGCATCGGCGCTTGGGCAGCTGGAGCAGCCTTCTGAGGTGAATAATTCCACGATTACCGGCACCCGGCTTGGCTCCGTCGGCACGGGCGTCGCCGGCGTAAGCGATAATAATAGACCGCAAAGCGGCAGCACGAGCAGCAAAGCTGTTTTCATCATCGACGAGGCAAAGCAGCATTATTCCGGCATCATTGCCGAGTTGTTTTGCTAGACGCTGCGCTTTAATCCTCCTTACAGCCAAGCCGTCATCCTGCGCTTTGCCGCTGGCCGCATCTAAAATAAAAAGCCCCCGCAACGGCGAGGGCTTTTTTAGTTACTCTGATGCTTAGTGTACCTTACTGCGCCCGCTTCAGGGGCGACTGTGCGGCGCTGCCGTTCGGGCCGGCTGTGGTGACGGGCACCGGCGCGAAGTTGAAAATTTCTAGTACCACGCGCCAGCCGGCCACGGCTTCGCGCCGCCAGATGCGCAGGTAGCTGCCCTTTTCCTCGGGGTGCTTGGCAGTGGCCATGCGGCGCAGGTCGCCCACCACGTAGCCCAGGTCGCCAGCGGCGGCCAGGTAGCCGGTGGTGGGGGCAAAAATGTAGCTGTCACCGAGGTTTTTCATGTTGGCCACGGCGGCGGCCCCTTGCATCATGGAGAGGCCGGGCCGGTAGAGGCGGGCTTCGGCACTCAGCGACTGCTCGTAGCTGGCACCGGGCTTGGAGAGTTCGGCCGCGGCAAACTTGCGGTCCACGTCCAAAATAATGCCCGACGGGGCCATACTGGGTGTGGCCACGGCCGGCTGCAGGCGCGGCTGGGGCACCGTGGCGGGCTTGGCCGGTGCCGCGCCAATACGCTCGATGCCCATGTCGACGGCAAATTTCCAGGTGCCGTCGGGCTGCTTGCGCCACACGGTCACGTACTCGCCCCCGGCCTGCGGTTGGCCGTCTTTGAGCTGCGTCCAGGGGCCGGTGGTGTAGCCCAGGTCGCCCGACTGGGCCACATCGGCCAAAATGGGGTACCAGCTCAGGCGCGTGGTGGGCTGCACCGGCCGGGCCTGCCACACCTCCTGGGCGCTGACGAGCTTGCCGCCTTCCGCGATAAGCGCCGTGGGGGCGCTATAAGCCAAAAAGGCAGCCTTGGTGCCCGCCTGCATCGCCTGCGCCGCAAAAGAATTTTCGGCATCAATCACCGCCTGGCGGGCCTGCCCCATGCTCACCAACGGCAGCCCGGAGGCCAATAACGCTATAATTGTCAAGGAATTCTTCATAATATACAAGGCTAATGGCTTATCAATAGCTAAGATAGGCACTACGGGATAATCACAATTCTCTGCCAACTTTCATTTGCCCGCTGATGCCGTTCTTGCAGCCGCATTGGCCCCTGGCTGAAACTTTGAGCCACTTTCCGCCGATTCATTTTTCTTGTTTTTATGAAACTAGCCGACCTCACTGCCCGCGCCCGGCGTATCCGCCTCGTTCTCACCGACTGCGACGGTGTGCTCACCGACGGGGGCGTCTATTATTCGGAGCGCGGCGAGGAAATGAAGCGGTTCAACATCCGCGACGGCATGGGCGTGGAGCGCCTGCGCAACCAAGGCATTGCCACGGGCATCATCACGGGCGAGGTATCGCCCTCGGTGCGCACCCGCGCCGCCAAGCTGCGCATCGAGGAACTGCACCTCGGCATCAAGGACAAGCCGGCTTGCCTGCAGGAAATCATGGCCCGCACGGGCCTGCAGGCCGATGAGATTGCCTTCATCGGCGATGATACCAACGACCTTGAAATTCTGGGTTTGGTGGGATTTTCGGCCTGTCCGGGCGATGCCACGTCTTTCGCCCGCGCGGCGGCCGACTTTCATTGCCAGGCCTTTGGCGGCCACGGCTGCTTCCGCGAGCTGGCCGAGTTCATCATTGCCGCCCAGGGCAGCGCCCAGCCGATGGCGGACGATAAAGGAAGTGAGTAGTAGCGGATTGGTGGGGTGACGGATTAGTGGATTGGAATACGATATAATCCACTAATCCACCGCTATTCCGGCAGCAGGCCCTGACTGGCGGCCAGCCGGATGAGGGCGGCCGTGTTGCGCGTCTGGGTTTTGTCCATGATGTTTTGGCGGTGGGTTTCGACGGTGCGCTTGCTGGTGAAGAGCTTGAGGGCGATTTCGGCGTTCGTAAGGCCGGCGGCTACCAGGCCCAGCACCTCCATTTCGCGCTTGCTCAGGCCCAGGGCCACGCGGGCGGCGTCGCCGTCGGCGGGCGTGCCGGTGTAGAGGCGGCCCAACAGCGCCATCCCAATGGCCGAGCACAGAAACGAGCGGCCCGAAGCCACGGTGGCCAAGCCATGCGCAAGCTCACTGACCAGGGCGCTTTTCAGGATGTAGCCGTGGGCGCCGAGGTCGAAGGCGCGGGCCACGTAGTGCTCGTTGCTGAGCTCGCCGCGGGCTAGTACGCGCAGCTGCGGGTATTGGCCGCGCAGGGCGGGCAGCAGCGCCAGGGCGTCGGGGCCGGGCAGGCTCAGGTCGAGCAGCACGACGGTGGAGTTGACGGTGCCAAGTTGGGCCAGGAGTTCGTCGCCGGTGCCGGCTTCGCCCACTACTTCGAGCCCGGGCGCTGCCGCCAAACCGAGGCGCAACACTTCACGCGTGGGCGCGTGGCCGTCGGAGAGAAGCAGGCGAATCATGGTGTAGAAAAGGGCGTAAAAAGAGAAAGCAAAAAGGTCAATCAAAATGAAGCCGACTTTAGTTCGCCAGCCAACAAAATTGGTTGTATGCACCCCGAAATTATAAGCTCAGGCAATCTGAACCCTAAACTCATTAGCAAAAGCCGTATAAATCCCTGGAAAAATCAGCGCTTCATCGGCCGATTTGGTACAAATACGTAGCCGGGTTTGCCGTATAACAGGACGGGGCCAACTTTGTGTTCTGCCACCTGTTCTACGCCTCCCACCTGCCTTCTTTTCCGCTATGACTCGCATTCTTCTGGCCGATGACCACACCATTCTGCGCGATGGCATTCGGGCGCTGCTTTCAACGGCTCCCGACCTGGAAGTGGTAGGCGAGGCCAGCAACGGCGCCGAGGTGCTGACCATGCTCGAAACCATTCCTGCCGATGTGGTGCTGATGGACGTGCAAATGCCCGTGCTCGACGGCTTTGCTACCATGCCCGAGCTGCGCCAGCGCTTCCCGGAAGTGAACGTACTGGTGCTCACCATGCTCGACCACGAAAACTACGTGGCCCGCATGCTGGAGGCGGGGGCCTTGGGATACGTGCTCAAAAACGCCGCCATCACCGAAATCATGTACGCCATTCGAACAGTGGCCACCGGCAGCCCTTTCCTGTGCACGGAAATTGGGCTGGCCATGCTCTACAAGGCCGTGGCCAACACAGGCGGCAGCACTTCATCCGAAGAAATCGGCAGCCACACCGGGGCCGACCTCACGGCCCGCGAGCTGGAAGTGCTCAAGCTCATTGCCGAAGGGCTCACCAACGGCGAAATCGCCGACAAGCTCTTCACCAGCAAGCGCACCATCGAAACCCACCGCCAGAACATCATCGCCAAAACCCAAGCCAAAAACACCGCCGCCCTCATCAAGCTGGCCGTGGGCCGGGGGCTTATTTCATAGTGGTTAGTGGTTAGCTTTAATAGCCCAAAAGCATCTGATACTCACCACTAATCGTTAACCACTAACCACTATAAAAGCCCGCCGATGGCGCTGATGCTCAGGGCCACGATGGCGGTGTTGAAGCTGAAGGAGATGAAGGCGTGGAGCAGGGCGGTGCGGCGCTGCCGCCGGCCGGGGATGGTGACGTCGGCCGTTTGGGCGGCCATGCCAATGGTGAAGGCGAAGTAGGCAAAGTCCAGGTAGTCGGGCTCGGGGTCCTGGCCGGGAAATTCCAGGCCGCCGGTGTCGCCGCCGGCCGCTTCGTCGTTGTCGTAGAAAATGTGGGCGTAGCGCAGCGTGAAGATGGTGTGCACCAGCAGCCAGGCTTCGAATACCGCCGCCATGCTCAGCGCCACATTCAGCGAGAGCCCGCCGGAGCCCAGCCCTTTGGTGGAGCTCAATAGGGCCACCACGCCCAGCAGGCTGGCCAGGGCCGCCACCAGCACAAACCCGAACGCCAGCGCCCGACTAGGGTCTTCGTCGTTGGCCACTTCGCGGATGCGGGCGGCATTGGCCGTGAAAATGGCGGCGGCGATGAGCAGCAGCGTCACGGCGGCGAAGGCGTCCCAGGCGGCCACCCACTGGCTGATGTGGCGGGGGCTGGCCGGGGTGCCGGCCCACGCCAGCGCGCCCAGCGCCAGACCGGCCAGCAGCCGGTAGCGCGCCGAAACGCGGCCCACGCGGTGCACTGCCCGAAAAAGAAAGTTGGAAGAAGTCGTTGGCACGGCGCAAAGTACGGCCGCCGGGGCCGGCCCGCCGAAACTTTTATCCCGGCTAATGCTTCCTTTGTGGCGCCGGCGGCTGCCGGTGTTTTCCACGTTCCGTCTATGAATTCAGCGCCCCTTTCCGGCCTCTACGAGCCCTCGCTCGCCCTCGTCACCGACCTGTACCAGCTCACCATGGCCTACGGCTACTGGCAGCAGGGCCTGCAAGACCGCGAGGCGGTGTTCCACCTCTACTTCCGCAAGGCGCCGTTCCAAGGCGGGTACGCGGTGGCGGCGGGGCTGGCGTTGGCGGTGGACTGGGTGGAGAACCTGCGTTTCTCGGAAGATGACCTGGCTTACCTCGGCAGCTTGCGCGGCAGCAAGGGCGGCGTCATGTTTCCGGCCGAGTTTCTGGAATACCTGCGCCAGCTGAAATTCACCTGCGACATTGATGCCGTGGCCGAGGGCACGGTGGTGTTTGGCAACGAGCCGCTGATTCGGGTGCGTGGGCCGCTGCTGCAAGCCCAATTGCTGGAAACGGCCTTGCTCACGCTCGTCAATTTCCAGACCCTGATTGCCACCAAGGCCGCCCGCATCCGCGAGGCCGCGGGCCCTTCGGACCAGGTGCTGGAGTTTGGCCTGCGCCGCGCCCAGGGTTTCGATGGCGGCCTGGGGGCCAGCCGCGCGGCTTTTTTGGGTGGGGCCGATGCCACCAGCAACGTGCTGGCCGGGCAGCGCTACGGTATTCCGGTGCGCGGCACGCACGCGCACAGCTGGGTGATGTCATTTGGCGATGAAGTTCAGGCGTTTTCGGCCTACGCGCAGGCCTTTCCCGACGACTCGGTGTTTCTAGTCGATACCTACGACACGCTGGAAGGCGTGCGGCAGGCCATTAAGGTGGCCCGCGAGATGCGCGCCAACGGGCACGAGCTGGCCGGCATCCGCCTCGATTCGGGCGATTTGGCCTACCTCAGCCGCGAGGCGCGGGCGGTGCTCGACGAAGCCGGCTTTACGGAAACGCGCATCGTGGCCAGCAACGACCTGGAGGAAAACCTCATCACCAGCCTCAAGCAACAGGGCGCCCGCATCGACACCTGGGGCGTGGGGACCCAGCTCGTGACGGCCTACAACCAGGCCGCGCTGGGCGGGGTGTACAAGCTGGCCGCGCTGCGCAAGGCCGATGACTCGGGCTGGGACTTCACCATCAAGCTTTCGGAGCAGGTGGCCAAAACCAGTGTGCCGGGCATTTTGCAGGTGCGCCGCTACCTGAACGAGTACGGCAAGCCCCGCGCCGACATGCTCTACAACACCGCTGTGCCCCTCCCCGACCAGCTCACCATCATCGACCCGGCCGACCTCACCCGCCGCCTGGCCATCAAGCCCGAAACTAAGTTTCGGGAGCTGCTGGAGCCCGTATTCCGCGCCGGCAAGCGCGTGCTGGACCTGCCCACCCTGGCCGAAAGCCGCGCCCACGCCCAGCGCGAAGTGCAAAGCCTCGACCCCAGCATCCGCCGTTTCCTCAACCCCCACGTGTTTCCGGTGGGCCTGGAGAAAACGCTGTGCGACTACCGCACGGAGCTTATTCTGGAGAAGAAGCCCGTGCGCGGGGCGTAGCGGTTAATTAAGACGAAAAAGCCGTCACGCTGAGCATATGTTCAGCGTGACGGCTTTTTCGTGCCAAGCATTTGCCGGTTCTAATCAAACTCTGGCCAGTTCTCTTCCAGTGCTACGGGTTCCGGCTGTTGCCTGGGTTGCTTCGGCGCGCTGGGGTGGCCCGAGGCGAAAGTCAGCAGCGCAATCACCAAACTGAAAAACACGGCCAGCACCGTCACAAACTGATGCGACACCACGCGGTTGCGGGAAAAAATCAGCAGCACGGCCAGCGCCAGCAGCAACACGTCGGAGGCCACCACCAGTAGGGCATCGCCGGGCCAGTGCATCACCCGAAACACCACGCCCAGAATGCCCACCGTGAGGGTGGCTACCATCACGTAATTCAAGGCATCGGAGGTGCCGGCTTCTGCATTGGCCCGCGCCGTGAAACCCAGCACCGACGCCAGCAAGGCACCAAAGCCGCCCAGCATCAGGGCATTGGCGCCGTACCACCAATGTACTTTAAAGTACACGCCCAAGAGGCCTAGTAGCAGCGCCGCCCCGTTTAGTAGTCGTGGTACATTCATGCCGAGTCGTTGTTGCCAGCCCTAACGGAGCCGGAAGATAAACTATTGCAGCAACCGCCCTACAAACATCATGCACAGCCAGCCTACGGCAGCTTACGCGTAGCGCAGCTCGCCTGCACCCACGCGCAAGGTCACGCCGCTTTCAGCCGTGAGTTGCCCGGCCACCTGCGCCTGGTAGCCGCTGGCTTGCAGCGAGGCTACTACCGCAGCGGCGCTGGCTTCTTCGGTCACGAGGAGCATGCCGGTGCCCATGTTCCAGTAGAGGTAGGCCGTTTCGGCGTCGATGCCGCCGATTTCGCAGAGACGCTGCATGGCGGGCAGGGGCGCAAACAGGTTGTCCAAGACTGCGCCGAGGCCGTTTTTCAGCACCCGCTTGAAGTTGTCGGCCACGCCTCCGCCGGTGATGTGGGCGGCGCCGTGCAGCGGCAGGCCGGCATCGAGCAGGGCCGTGAGGCCCGGCGAGTAGATGAGCGAGGGCGCCAGCAGGGCATCGCCCCAGGTGGCGTACTGGTCGGCATCGGTACCGTCGTAGGGCGCTTCGTGCCAGTTGTCGCCGAAGAGGCGGGTGAGGGTTTTGCGGGCCAGCGAGTAGCCGTTGGAGCGGAACGAGGGCGACTGCAACGCCACCACCGCCATACCGGCCTGGGCGGTGTGCCCGCTCAGAGGCCGCGCCAGGCTGGGGTGCAGGCTGCCGATAGCAGTAGAGCACCAGTTAAAGTTCATGGCCGCGCCGGGCCAGCCGCCGATGCGGTTACCGAGTTCGGCAATTTCGCCGCC
Proteins encoded in this region:
- a CDS encoding DUF1345 domain-containing protein — translated: MPTTSSNFLFRAVHRVGRVSARYRLLAGLALGALAWAGTPASPRHISQWVAAWDAFAAVTLLLIAAAIFTANAARIREVANDEDPSRALAFGFVLVAALASLLGVVALLSSTKGLGSGGLSLNVALSMAAVFEAWLLVHTIFTLRYAHIFYDNDEAAGGDTGGLEFPGQDPEPDYLDFAYFAFTIGMAAQTADVTIPGRRQRRTALLHAFISFSFNTAIVALSISAIGGLL
- a CDS encoding nicotinate phosphoribosyltransferase, with protein sequence MNSAPLSGLYEPSLALVTDLYQLTMAYGYWQQGLQDREAVFHLYFRKAPFQGGYAVAAGLALAVDWVENLRFSEDDLAYLGSLRGSKGGVMFPAEFLEYLRQLKFTCDIDAVAEGTVVFGNEPLIRVRGPLLQAQLLETALLTLVNFQTLIATKAARIREAAGPSDQVLEFGLRRAQGFDGGLGASRAAFLGGADATSNVLAGQRYGIPVRGTHAHSWVMSFGDEVQAFSAYAQAFPDDSVFLVDTYDTLEGVRQAIKVAREMRANGHELAGIRLDSGDLAYLSREARAVLDEAGFTETRIVASNDLEENLITSLKQQGARIDTWGVGTQLVTAYNQAALGGVYKLAALRKADDSGWDFTIKLSEQVAKTSVPGILQVRRYLNEYGKPRADMLYNTAVPLPDQLTIIDPADLTRRLAIKPETKFRELLEPVFRAGKRVLDLPTLAESRAHAQREVQSLDPSIRRFLNPHVFPVGLEKTLCDYRTELILEKKPVRGA
- a CDS encoding AIR synthase-related protein, encoding MNDTKNNPAGYSIEEGNAASRNAYGWAKKTFANRAGKPGEAAPDLDGGFANEIRFGNARLGISSDGIGTKIEVAERTGRYDTLGFDLVAMTADDLIVAGFVPTNLSNIIDVNHLDYEVVDQMMRGLHDACNFAGIAITGGEIAELGNRIGGWPGAAMNFNWCSTAIGSLHPSLARPLSGHTAQAGMAVVALQSPSFRSNGYSLARKTLTRLFGDNWHEAPYDGTDADQYATWGDALLAPSLIYSPGLTALLDAGLPLHGAAHITGGGVADNFKRVLKNGLGAVLDNLFAPLPAMQRLCEIGGIDAETAYLYWNMGTGMLLVTEEASAAAVVASLQASGYQAQVAGQLTAESGVTLRVGAGELRYA